One Brassica napus cultivar Da-Ae chromosome C2, Da-Ae, whole genome shotgun sequence DNA window includes the following coding sequences:
- the LOC106385992 gene encoding indole glucosinolate O-methyltransferase 1: MSNHLQYPLPNYPKPVLTKEEQEIDEKMVSLQAESIVNTVAFPMVLKAALELGVIDKIAAAGNNMWLSPYEIARSLPNKPTNPEAPVLLDRMLRLLVSHSILKCRMIECKENGRTGNMEMVYATEPVCKYFLKDSDGSGSLGSLFMLLHTEVFFKTWTNLKDVILEGRDAFSSAHGMQIFEYINSDRQFAEVFDRAMSEPSIMILKKVLEVYKGFEDVNTLVDVGGGSGTTLGLVTSKYPHIKGVNFDLPQVLTNAPSYPGVEHVSGDMFIEVPKGDAVFMKWILHDWSDELCIKLLKNCWKSLPENGKVIIVDLITPTEPKSGDFSSNYMFGMDMLMLTQCSGGKERSFSQLENLAFGSGFLRCEVVCGVHSYSVIEFHK; encoded by the exons ATGTCAAACCATCTTCAATACCCCTTACCCAATTACCCTAAGCCAGTTTTAACCAAAGAAGAGCAAGAAATCGACGAGAAAATGGTGAGCTTGCAAGCAGAGAGTATCGTCAACACCGTGGCTTTCCCCATGGTTCTCAAAGCTGCCTTGGAGCTTGGCGTCATTGACAAGATCGCTGCAGCAGGCAACAACATGTGGCTCTCACCGTATGAGATAGCCCGTAGTCTCCCAAACAAACCCACCAACCCGGAGGCGCCAGTGTTGCTTGACCGGATGCTGCGGTTACTCGTCAGCCACTCGATCTTGAAGTGCCGTATGATAGAATGTAAAGAAAACGGCCGAACCGGAAATATGGAGATGGTATATGCAACCGAACCGGTTTGCAAGTACTTCTTGAAAGATAGTGATGGTTCTGGTTCTCTTGGTTCTCTGTTTATGTTGCTTCACACCGAAGTGTTTTTCAAGACTTG GACAAATCTTAAAGATGTGATACTAGAAGGAAGAGATGCATTTAGCTCTGCCCACGGAATGCAAATTTTTGAATACATTAATTCGGATAGACAATTTGCTGAAGTGTTTGACCGTGCCATGTCAGAACCTTCCATCATGATTTTGAAGAAGGTTCTAGAAGTTTACAAAGGATTTGAAGACGTTAACACTTTGGTGGATGTTGGAGGAGGAAGTGGCACTACATTAGGTCTAGTCACTTCCAAGTATCCTCATATTAAGGGAGTTAATTTTGACTTACCTCAGGTTTTAACCAATGCTCCATCTTATCCAG GAGTGGAGCATGTCTCTGGAGACATGTTTATAGAAGTTCCAAAAGGAGATGCAGTATTTATGAaa TGGATACTACATGATTGGTCAGACGAACTTTGTATAAAGCTTCTAAAAAATTGTTGGAAGAGCCTACCGGAAAATGGAAAAGTGATCATTGTAGATTTGATTACACCAACGGAACCAAAGAGTGGTGACTTTTCCTCTAACTATATGTTTGGTATGGACATGTTGATGCTAACACAATGCTCAGGTGGTAAAGAGAGATCGTTTTCGCAGTTGGAGAATTTAGCATTTGGTTCAGGTTTTCTTCGGTGTGAAGTTGTTTGTGGTGTCCATTCATATTCTGTTATCGAATTCCACAAATAG